One segment of Micromonospora parathelypteridis DNA contains the following:
- a CDS encoding amino acid permease: protein MSVLRTKPIKDVIAQGEADGSDGQLGLKRRLGAVDLTGFGIGIVIGTGIFTLTGIEARDSAGPGVVISFAIAGLVALLAALCYAELASSVPTAGSAYTYAYATMGEIVAWIIGWDLLLEFALGAAVVARGWSGYLAELLDLPTRWFGEEGSTVNVGAIAIVLILGVVAIVGIRESARITNLLVLVKVAICVFVVVAGLFFVKAANLTPFIPPAEPAGSGDDGIKQPVTQALFGLEPSVFGFVGVLSAAAVVFFAYTGFEAVANLGEETRKPKRDLTLGLLGTLLISTVLYIGVSLVVVGMVPYTEIDRGAPIASAFEAVGAGWAAVLVSIAAVAGLTSVILVDLVAMGRIGFAIARDGLIPPSIAKVHPRWGTPYRISAIMTVAVALLAGFLPLSALADLVSIGALCAFVLVSTAVPILRRRRPDLERPFRVPFSPVLPIISALACFYLMLNLSVETWLRFLAWMLLGAVIYFGYGYRRNRLARHDPAVAPAADS, encoded by the coding sequence GTGTCCGTGCTGCGCACCAAACCGATCAAGGACGTGATAGCCCAAGGTGAGGCAGACGGCTCGGACGGTCAACTCGGGCTGAAGAGACGGCTCGGTGCGGTCGACCTCACCGGCTTCGGCATCGGCATCGTGATCGGCACCGGCATCTTCACGCTCACCGGGATCGAAGCCCGGGACAGCGCCGGACCGGGCGTGGTGATCTCCTTCGCCATCGCCGGCCTGGTGGCCCTGCTCGCCGCGCTCTGCTACGCCGAGTTGGCCTCCAGCGTGCCGACCGCCGGCAGCGCCTACACGTACGCGTACGCGACGATGGGCGAGATCGTCGCCTGGATCATCGGCTGGGATCTGCTGCTGGAGTTCGCGCTCGGCGCGGCCGTGGTGGCGCGAGGGTGGTCCGGCTACCTCGCGGAGCTGCTCGACCTGCCCACCCGCTGGTTCGGCGAGGAAGGCAGCACGGTCAACGTCGGAGCCATCGCCATCGTGCTGATCCTCGGCGTCGTGGCGATCGTCGGCATTCGGGAGTCGGCCCGGATCACCAACCTGTTGGTGCTGGTCAAGGTGGCCATCTGCGTCTTCGTGGTGGTGGCCGGTCTGTTCTTCGTCAAGGCCGCCAACCTCACTCCGTTCATCCCCCCGGCCGAGCCCGCAGGCAGTGGCGACGACGGCATCAAGCAACCTGTCACGCAGGCGCTCTTCGGGCTGGAGCCGTCGGTCTTCGGCTTCGTCGGGGTGCTCAGCGCCGCTGCGGTCGTCTTCTTCGCGTACACCGGCTTCGAGGCGGTGGCGAACCTGGGCGAGGAGACGAGGAAGCCCAAGCGGGACCTCACCCTGGGTCTGCTCGGCACGCTGCTGATCTCCACCGTGCTCTACATCGGCGTCTCGCTGGTGGTGGTCGGAATGGTGCCGTACACCGAGATCGACCGGGGCGCCCCGATCGCGTCGGCCTTCGAGGCGGTCGGCGCAGGCTGGGCTGCCGTGCTGGTCTCCATCGCGGCGGTCGCGGGCCTGACCAGCGTCATCCTGGTCGACCTGGTGGCGATGGGCCGGATCGGCTTCGCCATCGCCCGGGACGGGCTGATCCCGCCCTCGATCGCGAAGGTGCATCCGCGCTGGGGCACCCCGTACCGGATCTCGGCGATCATGACGGTCGCGGTCGCGCTGCTCGCCGGCTTCCTGCCGCTGTCCGCGCTGGCCGACCTGGTCAGCATCGGCGCGCTCTGCGCGTTCGTGCTCGTGTCGACCGCGGTGCCGATCCTGCGCCGCAGGCGCCCGGACCTGGAACGGCCGTTCCGGGTGCCGTTCTCCCCGGTGTTGCCGATCATCTCGGCGCTGGCCTGCTTCTACCTGATGCTCAACCTGTCGGTGGAGACCTGGCTGCGGTTCCTCGCCTGGATGCTGCTCGGCGCGGTGATCTACTTCGGCTACGGCTACCGCCGCAACCGGCTGGCCCGACACGATCCGGCCGTCGCCCCGGCCGCTGACAGCTGA
- a CDS encoding glycoside hydrolase family 10 protein encodes MKATRLGAAGLVAALLGTLVTSTPANAAPDAASTTTATCATDPATPKRQFRAMWISSVVNIDWPSKASQTSPDQVAAQQTEYRELLDLAQRLNHNAVVVQVRPTADALWPSPYEPWSEYLTGIRGQDPGWDPLAFLVAEAHRRNLEFHAWFNPYRVSMPAPGGAGADLAQLAPGHPARQHPDWTFAYPPAGVAGSRLYYNPGIPEVREFVQTAMMDAVSRYDIDGVHFDDYFYPYPSGTYQVPDDATFAAYNRGFTDRADWRRDNINLLIQEMNGKIKAAKPWVKFGVSPFGIWRNKAVDPLGSDTTGSQSYDIISADTRKWIKQEWIDYVVPQLYWYIGQYPAADYARLVPWWAETVRGTRVQLYIGQADYKSGDAAYGPFWQNPSELSDHLTLNQAYPEVQGNVHFSAVQVRANRLGATDIYAAEHYSRPALVPAMPHLPARPLLFPVVTKAARQADGVRLTWRQPADGVGPLGTATSYAIYRFDGTTLPGRCGTADAAHLVDTVRATPGGSQSWVDTSAVPGRRYTYQLTALDRSANESPTSPPAFVLR; translated from the coding sequence ATGAAGGCCACACGACTCGGTGCCGCCGGGCTGGTCGCAGCCCTGCTCGGCACGCTCGTCACCAGCACCCCCGCCAACGCCGCGCCCGACGCGGCCAGCACCACCACCGCCACCTGCGCCACCGACCCGGCCACGCCGAAGCGGCAGTTCCGGGCCATGTGGATCTCGTCGGTGGTCAACATCGACTGGCCCAGCAAGGCGTCCCAGACCAGCCCGGACCAGGTCGCCGCCCAGCAGACCGAGTACCGGGAGCTGCTCGACCTCGCCCAGCGGCTGAACCACAACGCGGTCGTGGTGCAGGTCCGGCCCACCGCCGACGCGCTCTGGCCCTCGCCGTACGAGCCGTGGTCGGAATACCTGACCGGCATCCGTGGGCAGGACCCCGGCTGGGATCCCCTGGCCTTCCTGGTCGCCGAGGCCCACCGGCGCAACCTGGAGTTCCACGCCTGGTTCAACCCGTACCGCGTCTCGATGCCCGCGCCCGGCGGCGCCGGCGCGGACCTCGCCCAGCTCGCCCCCGGCCACCCGGCCCGGCAGCATCCGGACTGGACCTTCGCCTACCCGCCGGCCGGCGTGGCCGGCAGCCGGCTCTACTACAACCCCGGCATCCCCGAGGTCCGCGAGTTCGTGCAGACCGCGATGATGGACGCGGTCAGCCGGTACGACATCGACGGCGTGCACTTCGACGACTACTTCTACCCCTACCCCAGCGGCACGTACCAGGTGCCGGACGACGCCACCTTCGCGGCCTACAACCGGGGCTTCACCGACCGGGCGGACTGGCGGCGCGACAACATCAACCTGCTGATCCAGGAGATGAACGGCAAGATCAAGGCGGCGAAGCCGTGGGTGAAGTTCGGGGTCAGTCCGTTCGGCATCTGGCGCAACAAGGCCGTCGACCCGCTCGGCTCGGACACCACCGGCAGCCAGTCGTACGACATCATCTCCGCCGACACCCGTAAGTGGATCAAGCAGGAGTGGATCGACTACGTGGTGCCGCAGCTCTACTGGTACATCGGCCAGTACCCGGCGGCCGACTACGCGCGACTCGTGCCGTGGTGGGCCGAGACCGTGCGGGGCACCCGCGTACAGCTCTACATCGGCCAGGCCGACTACAAGAGCGGCGATGCGGCGTACGGGCCGTTCTGGCAGAACCCGAGTGAGCTGTCCGACCACCTGACGCTCAATCAGGCGTACCCCGAGGTGCAGGGCAACGTGCACTTCTCGGCAGTTCAGGTGCGGGCCAACCGGCTCGGCGCCACCGACATCTACGCGGCCGAGCACTACTCCCGTCCGGCGCTCGTGCCAGCCATGCCGCACCTGCCGGCCCGTCCACTGCTCTTCCCGGTGGTCACCAAGGCGGCACGGCAGGCCGACGGGGTCCGGCTGACCTGGCGCCAGCCGGCTGACGGCGTCGGGCCACTCGGCACCGCCACCTCGTACGCGATCTACCGGTTCGACGGCACCACGCTGCCGGGTCGGTGCGGCACCGCGGACGCCGCACACCTGGTCGACACCGTCCGGGCCACCCCGGGCGGCTCCCAGTCCTGGGTGGACACCTCGGCCGTGCCCGGCCGGCGCTACACCTACCAGCTGACCGCGCTGGACCGGTCGGCCAACGAGAGCCCGACGAGCCCGCCGGCCTTCGTCCTGCGCTGA
- a CDS encoding phospholipase, producing the protein MPRRLATLFASGALALLATLAIASPAAAVTPAQRLSVLSSWTQTSASSYNSWNSARVNRAPWAEYNFNWSTDYCSSSPDNPLGFTFNLGCYRHDFGYRNYKAVGQFPANKSRLDSAFYEDLKRVCATYNAIVRPACYSLAWTYYQAVSIFGSVAAVQQADIDRAARMKADAERRAATRA; encoded by the coding sequence GTGCCCCGACGTCTCGCCACCCTGTTCGCCTCGGGCGCGCTAGCGCTGCTCGCCACCCTCGCCATCGCCTCCCCCGCCGCCGCCGTCACCCCCGCCCAGCGGCTCTCCGTGCTGTCCAGTTGGACCCAGACCAGCGCCTCCAGCTACAACTCCTGGAACAGCGCCCGGGTCAACCGGGCCCCCTGGGCCGAGTACAACTTCAACTGGTCCACCGACTACTGCTCGTCCAGCCCGGACAACCCACTCGGGTTCACCTTCAACCTGGGCTGCTACCGGCACGACTTCGGCTACCGCAACTACAAGGCGGTCGGCCAGTTCCCCGCCAACAAGTCCCGACTGGACAGCGCCTTCTACGAGGACCTGAAGCGCGTCTGCGCCACGTACAACGCGATCGTCCGGCCAGCCTGCTACAGCCTGGCCTGGACCTACTACCAGGCGGTCAGCATCTTCGGATCGGTAGCGGCCGTCCAGCAGGCCGACATCGACCGCGCCGCCCGAATGAAGGCCGACGCCGAACGCCGAGCCGCCACCCGCGCCTAA
- a CDS encoding ATP-binding protein — protein MSPRIQLPSGWVTFVFTDIEGSTRLAQLLGPDYRPVLAEHRRLLRRTLASTGGAELLTEGDSFFLAFEDAAAALTACLTAQRALSSHDWPTAEAAPRVRMGLHTGYAEPRDGEYASPEVHRAARVAAAAHGGQVLCSASTARRADPLPPGASLLDLGLHRLRGFDDRERLFQLVAPGLERQFPRPRTADAVAHNLPTQVTSFVGRQSERVELGLLLEQHRLVTVLGAGGAGKTRLAVELASGVVEAYPDGVWFVDIATVTDPGLVAFAIAAVLGLRPEPGRPMVDTLVEHAAGRRMLVVLDTCDTQPAACAEVIARLLSGGGGVRVLATSRESFSLPGEVVWRIPPLSVDPQADGVESDAVALLLDRTTAARGGRQPDPAESADLRRVVQRLDGLPLAIELAAARLRVLSVGQLAERLDDVLGTLDAGREDPDPPPVERGWSGNQQDTVDLVAAAAGASPPTPASRAVQRSATERHLTMQATVTWSYRTLGPRAARLLRWLAVFAGPVDLATVEWLLGDDPLDPLSVLVDKSMVLAEPRAAGSTYRMLDPIRAYAARRLVEAGEEQAARDRHVAWSGHAVERARLGQDGRPVTLSLYALDPLAGELRAALRWCATGGSARAGLGLAGGLDQWWLERGLAREGRLWLFRLYGRLAETGERIPEAELAAVYHMHSLHAGADGEFAEELRYSQRAEAAARQAGDAGLLARVLAGRAAPLVDMGQFVEAERVCREVIDWAHGQDVVGEALLAVFSLAELLWRRGALEEAADLLGAVRPVEAVRPVERGRRSVDMLLGMVALARGDVIAAHEHLLVALRSRMGHGYHGRACDTLNAIAVRCAIGGDRLTAARLFGAAQATRASMRATPGIYGSYWAEQQAELRAVLGDAAFDDAYGEGAELGLDEAAALALDVEHPDLAADSIRFSTGLPEPTPLSPADPDRHPATRTERA, from the coding sequence ATGTCGCCACGGATCCAGCTCCCGAGCGGTTGGGTGACCTTCGTGTTCACCGATATCGAGGGCTCGACCCGGCTGGCTCAGCTGCTCGGGCCGGACTACCGCCCGGTGCTCGCCGAGCATCGACGGCTGCTGCGCCGGACGCTGGCCAGCACGGGCGGCGCTGAGCTGCTGACCGAGGGCGACTCGTTCTTCCTGGCCTTCGAGGACGCGGCGGCGGCGCTGACCGCGTGTCTGACCGCCCAGCGGGCGTTGTCCAGCCATGACTGGCCCACCGCGGAAGCCGCGCCCCGGGTGCGGATGGGCCTGCACACCGGCTACGCCGAGCCGCGCGACGGCGAGTACGCCAGCCCCGAGGTGCACCGCGCCGCTCGGGTGGCCGCCGCCGCCCATGGCGGGCAGGTGCTCTGTTCGGCGTCCACCGCCCGTCGGGCCGATCCGTTGCCGCCCGGTGCGTCCCTGCTCGACCTGGGCCTGCACCGGTTGCGCGGCTTCGACGACCGGGAACGACTCTTCCAACTGGTCGCACCGGGCCTGGAGCGGCAGTTCCCCCGACCCCGTACCGCCGACGCGGTGGCGCACAACCTGCCGACCCAGGTGACGTCGTTCGTTGGTCGGCAGTCCGAGCGCGTCGAGCTGGGGTTGTTGCTGGAGCAGCACCGCCTCGTGACCGTGCTGGGGGCGGGGGGCGCGGGCAAGACCCGGCTCGCGGTGGAGCTGGCCAGCGGGGTGGTCGAGGCGTACCCGGATGGGGTCTGGTTCGTCGACATCGCCACGGTGACCGACCCGGGGCTGGTGGCGTTCGCGATCGCCGCGGTGCTCGGCCTGCGACCCGAGCCGGGCCGGCCGATGGTGGACACCCTGGTCGAGCACGCGGCCGGCCGCCGCATGCTGGTCGTCCTGGACACCTGCGACACCCAACCGGCCGCCTGTGCGGAGGTGATCGCGCGGTTGCTGTCCGGCGGGGGCGGTGTGCGGGTGCTGGCGACCAGCCGTGAGTCGTTCAGCCTGCCGGGCGAGGTGGTGTGGCGGATCCCGCCGCTCTCGGTCGACCCGCAGGCGGACGGTGTGGAGAGCGACGCGGTGGCGTTGTTGCTGGACCGTACGACGGCGGCCCGCGGCGGCCGACAGCCGGACCCCGCCGAGTCGGCCGATCTTCGCCGGGTGGTGCAGCGGCTGGACGGGTTGCCGCTCGCCATCGAGTTGGCCGCCGCCCGCCTGCGGGTGCTCTCGGTCGGTCAACTCGCCGAGCGGCTCGACGATGTGCTCGGCACACTGGACGCCGGCCGGGAGGACCCGGATCCACCACCGGTGGAGCGGGGTTGGTCCGGCAATCAGCAGGACACGGTGGACCTGGTCGCCGCGGCCGCCGGGGCGTCGCCGCCCACCCCGGCGAGCAGGGCGGTGCAGCGCTCAGCCACCGAGCGGCACCTGACCATGCAGGCCACCGTCACCTGGTCGTACCGGACGCTGGGGCCTCGGGCCGCTCGTCTGCTGCGGTGGCTGGCGGTCTTCGCCGGGCCGGTGGACCTGGCGACGGTGGAGTGGCTGCTGGGTGACGACCCGCTGGATCCACTCTCGGTGCTGGTGGACAAGTCGATGGTGTTGGCCGAGCCACGTGCCGCCGGCAGCACCTACCGGATGCTCGACCCCATCCGGGCGTACGCGGCGCGGCGGTTGGTCGAGGCGGGTGAGGAGCAGGCCGCCCGGGACCGGCATGTGGCCTGGTCGGGGCATGCGGTGGAGCGGGCGCGCCTGGGCCAGGACGGCCGGCCGGTGACGCTGTCGCTGTACGCCCTCGATCCGCTGGCCGGGGAGCTTCGCGCCGCCCTGCGCTGGTGCGCGACCGGTGGCAGCGCCCGCGCCGGTCTCGGGTTGGCTGGTGGCCTGGACCAGTGGTGGCTTGAGCGGGGCTTGGCCCGGGAGGGGCGGCTCTGGCTGTTCCGGTTGTACGGGCGTCTCGCTGAAACGGGCGAGCGGATCCCGGAGGCGGAGCTGGCGGCGGTCTACCACATGCATTCGCTGCACGCCGGTGCCGACGGCGAGTTCGCCGAGGAGTTGCGCTACTCCCAGCGGGCGGAGGCGGCCGCCCGGCAGGCCGGTGATGCCGGGTTGCTGGCCCGGGTGCTCGCCGGCAGGGCCGCTCCGCTGGTGGACATGGGCCAGTTCGTCGAGGCCGAGCGGGTGTGCCGGGAGGTCATCGACTGGGCGCATGGGCAGGACGTGGTCGGCGAGGCACTGCTGGCGGTGTTCAGCCTGGCCGAGTTGCTCTGGCGGCGGGGCGCCCTGGAGGAGGCCGCGGATCTGCTGGGTGCGGTCCGCCCGGTGGAGGCGGTCCGTCCGGTCGAGCGGGGTCGGCGTTCGGTGGACATGCTGCTCGGGATGGTCGCGCTGGCCCGGGGTGACGTGATCGCGGCACATGAGCACCTGTTGGTGGCACTGCGTTCTCGGATGGGCCATGGCTATCACGGCCGGGCCTGCGACACGTTGAACGCGATCGCGGTGCGCTGCGCGATCGGCGGAGACCGGTTGACCGCCGCTCGCCTGTTCGGAGCGGCGCAGGCCACCCGGGCGAGCATGCGAGCGACCCCGGGTATCTACGGCAGCTACTGGGCCGAACAGCAGGCGGAGTTGCGCGCGGTGCTGGGCGACGCGGCCTTCGACGACGCGTACGGCGAGGGTGCGGAGTTGGGGTTGGACGAGGCCGCGGCGCTGGCACTGGACGTGGAGCATCCGGACCTGGCGGCGGATTCAATCCGTTTCAGCACCGGCCTGCCGGAGCCAACCCCGCTCAGCCCCGCCGACCCCGACCGCCATCCAGCAACCCGCACCGAACGCGCCTAA
- a CDS encoding FmdB family zinc ribbon protein — protein sequence MPRYEFRCRACGDTFEVNRSMAAAADPATCPQGHADTVKLLSAVAVTGRGGAAGGAPASAGGGCCGGACGC from the coding sequence ATGCCCCGGTACGAGTTCCGCTGCCGCGCCTGCGGCGACACCTTCGAGGTCAACCGTTCGATGGCTGCGGCCGCCGACCCGGCCACCTGCCCGCAGGGACACGCCGACACAGTCAAGCTGCTCTCCGCGGTCGCGGTCACCGGCCGGGGTGGTGCGGCCGGTGGTGCCCCGGCGTCCGCCGGTGGTGGGTGCTGCGGCGGCGCCTGCGGTTGCTGA
- a CDS encoding lytic murein transglycosylase translates to MPRPRRPWLGGRSGGAPTAPAATSSPGDPAGSGASVTAPEAKAPAEPDPKAETKADSPKTEGAKAEDANTEGAKADSTKAEGAKAEDANTEGAKADSTKAEDANTESPKTEGASAGASADDAKTVTVVAAADLAKTSVDEVPVVTASAPTRRRRVPFAHAVRLPPRQAAASAARATRAWARRPSGRLTLPGLFLLALVAATAAAGALLVPATIRAPRTVADDSSAGPSATAPSGLPSEVPTGGLPGGGLPSGGLPSGYPSSGLPSGYPSGGPVTGVRPSDALAGWAQQVGAKVGVPAVAMQAYGYAELMLAQTNRSCALSWTTLAAIGQVESGHGSANRARLGQDGKALPKIIGLPLDGKDGRMRIIDTDRGQLDGDTILDKAIGPMQFIPSTWQEIGADADNDGVKDPHDLDDAALAAGNYLCKGGRNLSIPTDWWNAILSYNDVRRYAQDVYDTANRYGRASRP, encoded by the coding sequence GTGCCCCGCCCCCGCCGGCCCTGGCTGGGCGGCCGGTCCGGGGGTGCCCCGACCGCACCTGCCGCCACGTCCAGCCCTGGCGATCCCGCCGGATCGGGTGCGAGCGTCACCGCACCCGAGGCGAAGGCCCCGGCCGAGCCCGACCCGAAGGCCGAGACGAAGGCCGACAGCCCGAAGACCGAAGGTGCAAAGGCCGAAGACGCGAACACCGAGGGCGCAAAGGCCGACAGCACGAAGGCCGAAGGTGCGAAAGCCGAAGACGCGAACACCGAGGGCGCAAAGGCCGACAGCACGAAGGCCGAAGACGCGAACACCGAGAGCCCGAAGACCGAGGGCGCGAGCGCCGGCGCGTCGGCTGACGATGCGAAGACCGTCACGGTGGTCGCCGCCGCGGACCTGGCGAAAACCAGTGTGGACGAAGTGCCCGTCGTAACGGCGTCCGCACCCACCCGGCGCCGGCGGGTGCCGTTCGCACACGCGGTACGGCTGCCGCCGCGTCAGGCAGCAGCCTCCGCCGCCCGCGCGACCCGTGCCTGGGCTCGCCGCCCGAGTGGTCGGCTCACCCTGCCCGGACTCTTCCTTCTGGCGCTGGTGGCCGCGACCGCCGCGGCCGGCGCGCTGCTCGTGCCGGCCACGATCCGTGCACCCCGCACTGTCGCAGACGACTCCTCGGCCGGGCCGAGCGCAACCGCACCGTCGGGCCTGCCGTCCGAGGTCCCGACCGGCGGGCTACCCGGCGGCGGGCTTCCCAGTGGCGGGCTGCCCAGCGGGTATCCCAGCAGCGGGCTTCCCAGCGGGTATCCCAGTGGCGGGCCGGTGACCGGAGTCCGGCCCTCGGACGCCCTGGCCGGTTGGGCTCAGCAGGTCGGCGCCAAGGTGGGCGTCCCGGCTGTCGCCATGCAGGCGTACGGCTACGCCGAGCTGATGCTCGCCCAGACCAACCGCAGCTGCGCGCTGAGCTGGACCACGCTGGCGGCGATCGGTCAGGTCGAATCGGGGCACGGTTCGGCAAACCGCGCACGGCTCGGGCAGGACGGCAAGGCGCTACCGAAGATCATCGGGCTGCCCTTGGACGGCAAGGACGGGCGGATGCGGATCATCGACACCGACCGCGGGCAGCTCGACGGCGACACGATCCTCGACAAGGCGATCGGGCCGATGCAGTTCATCCCGAGCACCTGGCAGGAGATCGGCGCGGACGCGGACAACGACGGAGTCAAGGACCCGCACGACCTGGACGACGCCGCCCTGGCAGCGGGGAACTACCTCTGCAAGGGCGGCCGTAACCTGAGCATCCCGACCGACTGGTGGAACGCGATTTTGTCCTACAACGACGTGCGCCGCTACGCCCAGGATGTCTACGACACCGCGAACCGGTACGGACGGGCCAGTCGCCCGTGA
- a CDS encoding GNAT family N-acetyltransferase encodes MVREWDPRTASSAEIASLLATLNAVLATDLPHDPPWRETSLREYLAEVMPGERRISWIAQADPTSPDDPGAVLGQVHVLLLGDIGVLEVLVHPSARRGHLGRDLVLRAARRVYQEGFRSIGVEVVGDTPAVGFYESLGFTREYVETRSVLDLTTVDWAELTQMATGVAAGYHLEFFPGGPPDDLIEAYARAKAEVRDVDDGELRPSSYDPERLRDSLDTLHRRGMKPYIVLARHEQSGEVAGLTEVVVPAQHPTRADQYDTIVAQDHRGYGIDRAIKARMLLELRSAEPELIEVQTWNAQANEAMLKVNAELGYRPDRDWCEYSVDVAELVHRLDPPR; translated from the coding sequence ATGGTGCGCGAGTGGGACCCGAGGACCGCGTCGTCCGCCGAGATCGCGTCGCTGCTGGCCACGCTGAACGCGGTCCTGGCGACCGATCTGCCGCACGACCCGCCGTGGCGGGAGACCTCGCTGCGGGAATACCTCGCCGAGGTGATGCCCGGCGAGCGGCGGATCTCCTGGATCGCGCAGGCCGACCCGACCTCCCCCGACGACCCGGGCGCGGTGCTCGGCCAGGTTCATGTGCTGCTCCTCGGTGACATCGGCGTACTCGAGGTGCTGGTGCACCCGTCCGCGCGGCGCGGCCACCTCGGCCGTGACCTGGTGTTGCGTGCCGCCCGCCGGGTCTACCAGGAGGGTTTCCGGTCGATCGGCGTCGAGGTGGTCGGCGACACGCCCGCGGTCGGGTTCTACGAGTCGCTCGGCTTCACCCGGGAGTACGTGGAGACGCGCAGCGTGCTCGACCTGACCACGGTCGACTGGGCCGAACTGACCCAGATGGCCACCGGCGTCGCGGCGGGCTACCACCTGGAATTCTTCCCGGGCGGGCCACCGGACGACCTGATCGAGGCGTACGCGCGGGCCAAGGCCGAGGTGCGCGACGTCGACGACGGCGAGCTGCGCCCCAGCTCCTACGACCCGGAGCGGCTGCGCGACAGCCTCGACACCCTGCACCGGCGGGGCATGAAGCCGTACATCGTGCTCGCCCGGCACGAGCAGAGCGGCGAGGTGGCCGGCCTGACCGAGGTGGTGGTCCCGGCGCAGCACCCGACCCGCGCCGACCAGTACGACACGATCGTCGCCCAGGACCACCGGGGTTACGGCATCGATCGGGCGATCAAGGCCCGGATGCTGCTGGAGCTGCGCTCCGCCGAGCCGGAGCTGATCGAGGTGCAGACCTGGAACGCGCAGGCCAACGAGGCGATGCTGAAGGTCAACGCCGAGCTGGGTTACCGGCCCGACCGCGACTGGTGCGAATACAGCGTCGATGTCGCCGAGTTGGTGCACCGCCTCGACCCACCACGTTGA